One window of the Acaryochloris sp. CCMEE 5410 genome contains the following:
- a CDS encoding ABC transporter ATP-binding protein: protein MSSSASLLQVNDLKIAYAQQRGANAQTWAVNQVSFELGAGERLGLVGESGCGKSTIGRGLMQLLPPGTQLEGEINFAGRSVLTLTGKDLQRFRGEEIALVFQDPMTRLNPLLTVKKHCLETLKVHRPQLSAEAAKTKVLDTLSAVNIPAERWTQYPHEFSGGMRQRVAIALALLLDPKMLIADEPTTSLDVTVAAQILKEMTRLCEERQMGLLLISHDLALVSEYCDRVAVMYQGKMVELGPAQEILTNPQHAYTQSLLQAALHLQTSAAEAPLEDDTPPSDNVLLQLQDVQQHYTLETNFIARLLSKPADAIKAVDGITLNIHAGETLGLVGESGCGKSTLSRSILQLVRPTAGSVQFDKLELTSLEGRELRQCRRQIQMIFQDPRACLNPRMKIGQSVAEPLLIHELATPAEAQAQMHAMLERVGLTPTTDYAQRFPSDISGGQQQRVAIARALITQPKLVICDEPVSMLDASIQTQVLDLMQSLKDDFNLTYLFITHDLWVARFFCDRIAVMNKGKIVEIGPTEEIFTNPQHPYTQTLLGAAPLLARLQEG from the coding sequence ATGAGTTCTTCCGCCAGTTTGCTGCAGGTTAACGATCTAAAGATTGCCTATGCTCAGCAGCGTGGCGCTAATGCCCAAACTTGGGCGGTCAATCAGGTTTCTTTTGAGCTAGGGGCTGGAGAACGACTGGGTCTAGTCGGGGAATCGGGCTGTGGTAAATCCACCATTGGCCGTGGGCTAATGCAGTTACTGCCGCCTGGAACTCAGTTAGAAGGCGAGATAAACTTTGCGGGCAGATCTGTTTTAACGCTGACTGGAAAAGATTTGCAGCGATTCCGGGGCGAGGAAATTGCCCTCGTCTTTCAGGACCCCATGACCCGTTTAAATCCGCTGCTGACGGTGAAGAAGCATTGCTTAGAAACCTTGAAGGTCCACCGACCCCAGCTTTCTGCTGAAGCGGCCAAAACCAAGGTTTTAGACACTCTAAGTGCGGTCAATATCCCGGCAGAGCGGTGGACCCAGTATCCCCATGAATTTAGTGGGGGGATGCGACAGCGGGTGGCGATTGCGTTAGCGCTCCTCCTGGACCCCAAAATGCTGATTGCCGATGAACCCACCACCAGTTTGGACGTGACGGTGGCGGCCCAAATTCTCAAGGAAATGACTCGTCTTTGTGAAGAACGTCAGATGGGGCTATTGCTGATTTCCCATGACTTGGCGCTGGTGAGTGAATATTGCGATCGCGTTGCCGTCATGTACCAGGGCAAAATGGTCGAGTTGGGGCCAGCCCAAGAAATCCTCACCAATCCACAACATGCTTACACCCAGTCTTTGCTGCAGGCGGCCCTCCATCTACAAACCAGTGCAGCGGAAGCGCCTCTCGAGGACGATACCCCGCCGTCAGACAATGTGCTGCTTCAGCTCCAAGATGTCCAGCAGCATTACACCTTGGAAACTAATTTTATTGCCCGCCTCCTTTCCAAACCCGCAGATGCCATCAAAGCCGTCGATGGCATTACCTTAAATATCCATGCGGGCGAAACCTTGGGCCTCGTGGGAGAGTCGGGCTGTGGTAAAAGCACGTTGTCTCGCAGCATTTTGCAGCTGGTTCGCCCAACGGCAGGTAGCGTTCAGTTCGACAAGCTGGAGCTAACGTCTCTAGAAGGGCGCGAACTGCGGCAATGTCGTCGCCAGATTCAAATGATCTTCCAAGATCCACGGGCCTGCCTGAATCCCCGGATGAAAATTGGTCAGAGTGTAGCCGAACCGCTGCTGATTCATGAGTTGGCAACCCCTGCAGAAGCGCAGGCGCAAATGCATGCCATGCTAGAGCGTGTGGGCCTGACTCCTACGACTGACTATGCTCAACGGTTCCCCAGCGATATTTCCGGGGGACAGCAGCAACGAGTGGCAATTGCACGAGCGCTCATTACTCAGCCCAAGCTCGTGATCTGTGATGAACCCGTCAGTATGCTGGATGCCAGTATTCAAACCCAGGTACTGGATTTGATGCAATCCTTGAAGGATGATTTCAACCTAACGTACCTATTTATTACCCATGATTTGTGGGTGGCGCGATTCTTTTGCGATCGCATTGCCGTCATGAATAAAGGCAAAATCGTCGAAATCGGTCCCACGGAAGAGATCTTCACCAATCCCCAACATCCCTATACTCAAACGCTACTCGGTGCTGCCCCCTTACTCGCTCGCCTTCAGGAAGGCTAA
- a CDS encoding inorganic diphosphatase — MDLSLIPAQPKPGLINVLIEIPAGSKNKYEFDKDMNVFALDRVLFASVQYPYDYGFIPNTLADDGDPLDGMVIMDQPTFPGCVITARPIGMLEMIDGGDRDEKILCVPEEDPRYADVKSLADVASHRLDEIAEFFRTYKNLEKKVTEILGWQDVDKVNPLVAECIKAGQK, encoded by the coding sequence GTGGATTTATCCTTAATACCCGCTCAACCCAAGCCGGGCCTGATCAATGTCTTGATTGAAATTCCTGCAGGCAGCAAAAACAAATATGAATTTGATAAAGACATGAATGTCTTTGCCTTGGATCGGGTGCTGTTTGCTTCTGTGCAGTATCCCTATGATTATGGGTTTATTCCCAATACCCTGGCGGATGATGGCGATCCCCTAGATGGCATGGTGATCATGGATCAGCCTACCTTCCCTGGTTGTGTGATTACCGCCCGTCCCATTGGCATGTTGGAAATGATTGATGGTGGCGATCGCGATGAGAAAATTCTCTGCGTACCTGAGGAAGATCCTCGCTATGCCGATGTCAAGTCTTTGGCTGATGTGGCCTCTCACCGTTTAGATGAAATCGCTGAGTTTTTCCGCACCTATAAAAACCTCGAGAAAAAAGTTACAGAAATTTTAGGGTGGCAAGATGTGGATAAGGTCAATCCTTTAGTGGCTGAGTGCATTAAAGCTGGCCAAAAATAG
- a CDS encoding EAL domain-containing response regulator: protein MPKILIIEDEPQIRDIIQEILECEGYRTLEADNGLTGLQLAQQSPPDLIVCDVMMPELDGFDVLKGLRANPGIGSIPMIFLTAKTDRASVRKGMNLGADDYITKPFTHLELLSAIDARLKKQALVTQQYTQTIQGLEAGLNALTYYDHLTQLPNRRLLEEQFQHIQAEKQIADTLDALVLVGIDRFEWIKSTLGAAFSDQLVQAITQQLSAHRYMGNYAMAMVARIEADQFAIIPRNIKSRPDLDQFAKQILNILATPFYVVDQELCITPSIGMTCYPKGSTDIGTLISNAEIAMYQSKQQVGPSAEFYLPTMRSHCSQTLTMAARLRHALDKNELRLYYQPHIDLQTSQVVGAEALLRWHHPEWGVLSPNVFIPIAEETDLILDIGEWVLRTSCLQVKRWQQTCGRPLQMLVNLSPRQLIQPALPSMLHELLSSAALDPGSLVLELTESTLMQDPDLALKVMHQIKATGIRLSIDDFGTGYSSLSYLQRFPLDILKIDRGFIHEINRQPTNAAITTAIIQMGHKLGLSLIGEGVETLAERKFLLDHQCDGIQGYLISPPLPAAELLKYFPE from the coding sequence ATGCCAAAAATTTTAATCATCGAGGACGAACCTCAAATCCGCGACATCATTCAAGAAATTTTAGAGTGTGAAGGATATCGCACCCTTGAAGCAGACAATGGTTTAACGGGGTTACAACTGGCACAGCAAAGCCCTCCAGACCTCATTGTTTGTGATGTCATGATGCCAGAGCTAGATGGATTTGATGTTTTAAAGGGACTGAGAGCCAACCCAGGCATTGGCAGCATTCCGATGATCTTTTTAACCGCCAAAACAGATCGGGCGAGTGTACGAAAAGGGATGAATTTAGGGGCAGATGACTACATCACCAAGCCATTTACCCATCTAGAACTGTTAAGTGCCATTGATGCACGACTCAAAAAACAAGCCTTAGTGACTCAACAGTACACACAAACGATTCAAGGACTAGAAGCAGGTCTGAATGCCCTGACCTATTACGATCATCTCACCCAGTTACCCAATCGTCGCTTACTCGAAGAACAATTCCAGCATATTCAGGCAGAGAAGCAAATCGCAGATACGTTAGATGCTCTAGTTTTAGTCGGTATTGATCGCTTTGAGTGGATTAAAAGTACCCTAGGGGCTGCATTTAGTGATCAACTCGTTCAAGCGATTACCCAGCAGTTGTCCGCCCACCGCTATATGGGCAACTATGCCATGGCGATGGTGGCTCGTATTGAGGCCGATCAATTTGCCATCATTCCTCGAAACATTAAGTCTCGTCCAGATCTCGACCAGTTTGCGAAACAAATTCTAAACATCTTGGCTACGCCTTTCTATGTGGTGGATCAGGAACTCTGCATTACGCCTAGCATTGGCATGACCTGCTATCCCAAAGGCAGCACTGATATCGGCACCTTGATTAGCAACGCCGAGATAGCGATGTATCAGTCCAAACAGCAGGTTGGACCCAGTGCCGAGTTTTATCTACCGACGATGCGATCGCATTGTTCTCAAACCCTCACCATGGCTGCACGATTACGGCATGCCCTGGATAAAAACGAATTGCGCCTGTATTACCAACCCCATATTGACTTGCAGACGAGTCAAGTCGTGGGAGCCGAAGCTCTGTTGCGCTGGCATCATCCGGAATGGGGGGTGTTATCCCCTAATGTCTTTATCCCCATTGCTGAAGAAACAGACTTAATTTTAGACATTGGCGAATGGGTACTGCGAACCTCCTGCCTGCAAGTCAAGCGTTGGCAGCAAACCTGTGGGCGGCCGTTGCAAATGCTTGTCAATTTATCGCCCCGACAACTGATACAGCCTGCCTTACCCTCAATGCTCCATGAACTCCTATCCAGTGCGGCCCTCGATCCAGGCAGCTTGGTGTTAGAGCTAACGGAAAGCACCTTAATGCAAGATCCGGATCTGGCCCTCAAAGTCATGCATCAAATTAAGGCAACAGGCATACGCCTATCCATCGATGATTTTGGCACTGGTTATTCTTCCTTAAGCTATTTACAGCGTTTCCCACTAGATATCCTCAAGATTGATCGAGGCTTTATCCATGAGATTAATCGTCAACCTACGAATGCGGCGATCACGACAGCCATCATCCAAATGGGCCACAAGCTGGGATTATCTTTGATTGGTGAAGGGGTAGAGACTTTAGCTGAAAGAAAGTTTTTACTAGACCATCAATGTGATGGTATCCAAGGATATTTAATCAGCCCTCCCTTACCCGCAGCTGAGCTCTTAAAATACTTCCCTGAGTAA
- the murJ gene encoding murein biosynthesis integral membrane protein MurJ produces the protein MDTLQIFNLRLSKQALGILSNTILVPFFPVFSHLATSGQWDDLKSRIRQGIVMTAVAMLPLGALMIALALPIVRLVYERSAFNAEASQLTASILIAYGMGMFVYLARDLLVRVFYAMGDGNTPFQISLVSILFNILFDFLFVKPFGAPGLVLATIGVNIFSMVVMLWCLSKRLRGLNLQSWIQPLMGLTGASALSGLVEWGLWAGTDAVWGSQGFLLLLINLGIAALGGFMVYGLAAKQLGIPEVQVFLTRMRAKIPFL, from the coding sequence TTGGATACACTGCAAATATTCAACCTTAGACTTTCGAAGCAAGCCCTAGGTATTCTCTCCAACACCATTTTGGTCCCTTTCTTTCCCGTGTTTTCTCACCTGGCAACATCTGGCCAATGGGACGACCTCAAAAGTCGCATTCGTCAGGGCATCGTGATGACAGCAGTAGCGATGTTGCCTTTGGGGGCTTTGATGATTGCTCTAGCCTTACCCATTGTCCGCCTCGTTTATGAGCGATCCGCCTTTAATGCAGAGGCATCACAACTGACTGCCAGTATTCTCATCGCCTACGGGATGGGAATGTTCGTGTACTTGGCCAGAGACTTACTGGTTCGAGTGTTCTATGCCATGGGTGATGGTAATACCCCGTTTCAAATCAGCCTGGTCAGCATTTTGTTTAATATTCTGTTTGACTTCCTATTCGTCAAACCATTTGGTGCTCCGGGCCTCGTACTGGCCACGATTGGGGTAAATATCTTCTCAATGGTGGTCATGCTGTGGTGCTTAAGCAAGCGTTTACGGGGATTAAATCTGCAATCTTGGATACAGCCATTGATGGGGCTTACAGGCGCTAGTGCTCTTTCTGGACTGGTTGAATGGGGGCTTTGGGCCGGAACAGATGCAGTATGGGGTAGCCAAGGTTTTCTCTTACTACTGATCAACTTAGGTATCGCAGCTCTGGGCGGTTTTATGGTCTATGGGCTGGCAGCCAAGCAGCTCGGTATTCCTGAAGTACAAGTCTTCTTAACTCGCATGAGAGCTAAAATTCCCTTCCTGTAA
- the murJ gene encoding murein biosynthesis integral membrane protein MurJ, with amino-acid sequence MTDSAPKRRRSLASIATIVAIATLISKVAGLVRQQAIAAEFGVGPEVDAYNFAYVIPSFLFILLGGVNGPFHSSVVSVLAKHPKKDAAALIETVNTLVGILLLLLTAGLMLTADPLITMLAPGVSTSVHTMAVEQLRIMAPLAFLSGLIGIGFGTLVASDQYWLPSISPLLSSVTVIIGVLFLTDRVGASVMAWGTLAGGLLQWLAQIPAQWGSGMGTLRLRFDFNRPGVKEIGKLMAPATLSSGMLLISVAISLFFASQLPEGSASALTYAQLLFLTPLGILSNVILVPYMPIFSQLAAPESWTDLKDRIRQSLVLTAMSMMPTGALMSVLALPAVQIVYQRGAFDDSASQLVASLLVVYAFGMFFYLGRDIFVRVFYALGDGNVPLLISLLGLFFNAIFCFFFTKTFGAPGLAMATVGVQVFSMVALVWILNKRLHGLPWAATGGPILALAISSLLCGFTAWVTLYGCQMLLGTEGIIKQLVTLSVSAGAGLLVFAGLVIQLKLPEMDFFVDRLRQKLPFLTRKS; translated from the coding sequence GTGACCGACTCAGCCCCCAAACGCCGTCGCTCCCTAGCGAGTATTGCCACCATCGTTGCGATCGCAACCCTGATCAGCAAGGTCGCGGGCCTCGTTCGCCAGCAAGCGATTGCAGCCGAATTTGGGGTCGGTCCTGAGGTGGATGCCTACAACTTTGCCTACGTGATTCCGAGCTTTCTATTTATCCTGCTTGGGGGAGTCAACGGCCCATTTCACAGTTCTGTCGTCAGCGTCCTCGCCAAACATCCTAAAAAAGATGCCGCCGCCTTAATTGAAACTGTCAATACTCTAGTGGGTATCTTGCTGCTGCTGCTAACCGCAGGGTTGATGTTAACGGCTGATCCATTGATCACCATGCTTGCGCCAGGGGTCTCTACAAGCGTCCACACAATGGCGGTAGAACAGCTGAGGATTATGGCTCCCCTGGCCTTCTTATCCGGACTGATTGGCATCGGCTTCGGCACCCTCGTTGCCTCCGATCAATATTGGCTGCCATCCATTAGTCCTCTACTATCCAGCGTCACTGTCATTATCGGTGTATTGTTCCTCACGGATCGCGTTGGAGCCTCCGTTATGGCTTGGGGAACCTTAGCTGGCGGGCTACTGCAATGGTTGGCCCAAATCCCAGCTCAATGGGGATCTGGCATGGGAACCTTACGACTCCGATTCGATTTCAATCGCCCCGGTGTCAAAGAGATCGGCAAACTGATGGCACCAGCCACTCTGTCTTCTGGAATGCTGCTGATTAGTGTTGCCATTAGCTTATTTTTTGCGTCGCAACTACCAGAAGGGTCAGCCTCTGCCCTCACCTATGCCCAGCTCCTCTTTCTAACCCCTCTGGGCATCCTCTCCAACGTCATTCTGGTTCCCTACATGCCGATCTTTTCCCAATTGGCAGCCCCAGAAAGTTGGACAGACCTAAAAGATCGCATACGACAAAGCCTTGTGCTGACCGCCATGAGCATGATGCCCACAGGGGCGCTGATGTCCGTTTTGGCTTTACCTGCTGTACAAATCGTCTATCAACGGGGGGCTTTTGATGATTCCGCCTCACAACTCGTAGCCTCTCTCTTAGTGGTGTATGCCTTTGGGATGTTCTTTTACCTGGGCCGAGATATTTTTGTCCGGGTGTTCTACGCCCTGGGCGATGGCAACGTTCCTCTCCTGATTAGTTTATTGGGCTTATTCTTTAACGCCATCTTTTGTTTCTTCTTTACCAAAACCTTTGGTGCACCAGGGTTAGCCATGGCGACGGTCGGGGTGCAAGTCTTTTCCATGGTCGCTCTCGTCTGGATTCTAAATAAACGGCTACATGGATTACCGTGGGCTGCGACAGGAGGTCCCATTCTGGCCTTGGCCATCAGTAGCCTGCTCTGTGGATTCACGGCCTGGGTGACTTTATATGGATGTCAGATGCTCCTGGGTACTGAGGGTATCATCAAACAGCTTGTGACCCTTAGTGTCTCTGCAGGTGCAGGGTTATTGGTCTTTGCCGGACTCGTGATTCAACTCAAGTTACCGGAGATGGATTTCTTTGTGGATCGGTTGCGCCAAAAGTTGCCCTTTCTGACCCGTAAGTCATAG
- the murJ gene encoding murein biosynthesis integral membrane protein MurJ: protein MTKASSKPSRSLARIATIVAIATLISKVTGAARQMVTAAVFGVGPAVGAYGFAYAIPSFFLILLGGINGPFHSAIVGVLAKKERSDVKPVIESITTLLVGLLLLVTIGLIVFAEPILRFTASGLFISPEEALRQGIDSATYAVTQKTRLIAITQFKIMAPIALFSGLIGIGFGALNAADIYWMPSISPIFSSVAVIIGLGLFALHLGPEASLSANALLGGQVLAWATLAGAVAQWLIQLPVQWQAGLGTLKPRWQWQHPDVRAVLKVLGPATFASGMLQINVQIDIFFSSLIPNATAAVSAWSYANFLVMAPLGRVC from the coding sequence GTGACTAAGGCATCCTCTAAACCTAGCCGCTCTTTAGCGAGAATTGCCACGATCGTTGCGATCGCAACCTTGATCAGCAAGGTCACTGGAGCCGCTCGCCAGATGGTCACCGCCGCCGTCTTCGGGGTTGGGCCAGCAGTTGGAGCTTACGGCTTTGCCTATGCCATTCCTAGCTTTTTCTTAATTCTGCTCGGCGGAATTAATGGTCCATTTCACAGTGCCATCGTCGGTGTACTCGCCAAAAAAGAGCGCAGTGATGTCAAACCCGTCATCGAATCCATCACCACTTTGCTGGTCGGACTACTGCTGCTGGTGACCATCGGCTTAATTGTCTTTGCTGAGCCTATTTTGCGGTTCACGGCCAGCGGCCTGTTTATCTCCCCCGAAGAAGCCCTACGCCAAGGCATCGATTCAGCTACCTATGCCGTAACCCAGAAGACTCGGCTGATTGCCATTACCCAGTTCAAAATCATGGCGCCCATTGCCCTATTCTCGGGCTTGATTGGGATTGGCTTTGGGGCCTTAAACGCAGCTGATATTTACTGGATGCCCTCCATCAGCCCGATTTTTTCTAGCGTGGCAGTGATAATTGGTCTGGGGCTTTTTGCCCTCCATCTGGGGCCAGAAGCGTCCTTATCAGCTAATGCCTTGCTCGGGGGTCAAGTCCTCGCCTGGGCAACCTTGGCGGGTGCGGTAGCTCAGTGGTTGATTCAATTGCCTGTCCAGTGGCAAGCAGGCTTAGGAACCTTAAAGCCTCGCTGGCAATGGCAACATCCCGATGTCCGAGCTGTTTTAAAGGTATTGGGACCGGCTACCTTTGCCTCTGGAATGCTGCAGATTAATGTTCAAATTGATATCTTTTTCTCTTCCCTGATTCCTAACGCCACTGCTGCTGTCTCTGCCTGGAGCTACGCTAATTTTTTGGTAATGGCTCCTCTAGGTAGGGTTTGCTGA
- a CDS encoding chorismate lyase, with protein MISTWHHVDVLWQADQTRIQPGLPYYQLSPTWQMLILGDGSPTRHLQLLTGEPTEVDVIDMSFVGSEQDNAPDLIKAVPGPRLRRQVWLRTTSGQRLAYATSWWEASHVDEYLQNRSLPIWASLSQSRTELFRDIRQVFCGQSEALSQAFDHPGPFWGRYYLFWHDGQPLTLIYEVFSPHLNQYLGPVSSNLKPTQVS; from the coding sequence CTGATCTCCACCTGGCATCATGTGGATGTCTTATGGCAAGCCGATCAAACCCGCATTCAACCTGGCCTTCCTTACTATCAACTTTCTCCCACTTGGCAAATGTTGATTTTGGGAGATGGCTCTCCGACTCGCCATTTGCAGCTCCTCACCGGTGAGCCGACGGAAGTGGATGTGATTGATATGTCCTTTGTCGGGTCTGAGCAAGATAATGCCCCCGATTTAATCAAGGCTGTCCCCGGTCCTCGATTACGCCGCCAGGTCTGGCTGCGAACGACGTCTGGTCAGCGACTCGCCTATGCCACGTCTTGGTGGGAAGCCAGCCATGTGGATGAGTATTTACAAAACCGCTCTTTACCCATTTGGGCCAGCTTGTCCCAGTCGCGGACTGAACTGTTTCGAGATATCCGTCAGGTCTTCTGTGGTCAGTCTGAAGCGTTATCTCAAGCCTTTGATCATCCGGGACCTTTTTGGGGACGCTACTATCTGTTTTGGCATGATGGTCAACCTCTGACTTTGATTTACGAAGTTTTCTCCCCACATCTCAATCAGTATTTAGGGCCTGTATCCAGCAATCTCAAGCCGACTCAGGTGTCATAA
- a CDS encoding SDR family oxidoreductase: MVSIQNQVVLITGASSGIGAACARTFAPLGVKLLLAARRLSRLQTLATQLEAEFGVHTHTFQLDVRDRTQVESQLQALPPEWSAIDILVNNAGLSRGLDKLYEGSIQDWEEMIDTNVKGLLYMTRAIVPGMVQRHQGHVINIGSIAGHQTYPKGNVYCGSKAAVRAISEGLKQDLLGTPVRVSAVDPGLVETEFSDVRFHGDTERAKAVYADTVPLTPEDIADVVVFCATRPSHVNISELLVLPTAQSGATLVHRQP; this comes from the coding sequence ATGGTATCGATTCAGAATCAAGTTGTGTTGATTACAGGGGCTAGTAGCGGTATCGGAGCAGCCTGTGCGCGAACCTTTGCGCCCTTGGGTGTGAAGTTGTTGCTTGCCGCTCGACGGCTGTCGCGCTTGCAAACCTTGGCGACTCAGCTAGAAGCTGAATTTGGCGTTCACACCCATACCTTCCAACTGGATGTTCGCGATCGCACCCAAGTAGAATCCCAACTCCAAGCATTACCTCCAGAGTGGTCAGCCATTGATATCTTGGTGAATAATGCGGGCCTGAGTCGAGGTCTCGACAAGCTTTATGAAGGCAGCATTCAAGATTGGGAAGAAATGATTGATACCAATGTCAAAGGCTTGCTGTATATGACGCGGGCGATTGTGCCGGGAATGGTACAGCGTCACCAGGGCCATGTGATTAATATTGGCTCCATTGCTGGACATCAGACCTATCCGAAGGGAAATGTCTATTGTGGCTCTAAGGCCGCGGTCAGGGCAATTTCCGAGGGGTTAAAGCAAGATTTATTAGGGACACCTGTTCGTGTCAGTGCGGTCGATCCAGGTTTGGTGGAAACAGAGTTTAGTGATGTCCGCTTTCATGGCGATACCGAGCGCGCTAAGGCTGTTTATGCTGATACGGTTCCCCTAACGCCAGAAGATATTGCTGACGTGGTCGTCTTTTGTGCAACTCGCCCCTCCCATGTCAATATCAGTGAGCTATTGGTCTTGCCTACGGCTCAATCGGGGGCAACCCTAGTTCATCGACAGCCTTGA
- a CDS encoding alpha/beta fold hydrolase: MENWLVLSLGILILGLLVGMVYQRVGQAFDQHKYPPPGQLVDIGGFRLHLNCLGQGTPTVVMDAGGSAPAIAWGLVPAEIAKFTHVCTYDRAGFGWSDPNPRQPRTSQQSVDELHLLLTKAAIDPPYILVGHSLGGVNMRLYASQYPEDVVGLVLVDSSHEHQMTSAMGRHVQRMAWFYQVLRIFSHIGMVRVIGEMNLLPMLKVLKQKSQKYPLAVRSLFDIFKSFCYRPHYWATASSELAHIKTSLEGLQSVTSLGSLPLMVLSQGAKDPRISEERFQRWAALQLDLTKLSSNSQRIVAEESGHWILLDQPELIVGAVRRLIERG; the protein is encoded by the coding sequence ATGGAAAACTGGTTGGTGCTGTCTCTAGGCATTCTCATCCTCGGACTATTGGTGGGAATGGTATATCAGAGAGTGGGTCAAGCGTTTGATCAACATAAATATCCTCCACCCGGTCAACTGGTCGATATTGGAGGATTTCGTCTACATCTCAACTGTCTTGGGCAGGGAACACCAACCGTTGTTATGGATGCAGGTGGTTCTGCTCCCGCCATCGCATGGGGGTTGGTGCCCGCTGAAATTGCAAAATTTACTCATGTTTGCACCTATGATCGGGCCGGTTTTGGTTGGAGTGACCCCAACCCCAGACAACCTCGCACCAGTCAACAGAGCGTTGATGAATTACATTTACTGCTGACCAAAGCTGCAATTGACCCTCCCTACATTTTGGTTGGCCACTCACTCGGTGGCGTCAATATGCGGCTGTATGCGAGTCAATATCCAGAGGATGTCGTCGGATTAGTGTTAGTCGATTCTTCCCATGAACATCAGATGACCTCTGCAATGGGGAGACATGTACAAAGGATGGCTTGGTTTTATCAGGTTTTGAGAATTTTCAGTCACATTGGCATGGTGCGAGTCATCGGGGAGATGAATCTGTTACCCATGCTTAAAGTCCTCAAGCAAAAAAGTCAAAAATATCCGTTGGCCGTACGATCCTTATTTGATATCTTTAAATCCTTTTGTTACCGCCCCCACTACTGGGCAACCGCCTCCAGCGAATTGGCCCATATCAAAACAAGCCTTGAAGGCCTTCAATCCGTGACATCATTGGGCAGCTTACCTTTGATGGTGCTGAGTCAAGGTGCCAAAGATCCAAGGATAAGTGAAGAAAGATTCCAACGATGGGCGGCACTTCAATTGGACCTCACAAAACTATCTTCCAATAGCCAACGTATCGTTGCAGAAGAGAGTGGACATTGGATCCTCCTCGATCAGCCAGAGCTAATCGTCGGTGCGGTACGACGTTTAATTGAAAGGGGTTAG
- a CDS encoding DUF6737 family protein: MDNSYNPWNYKPWWCQPWSILVTGITLIAGTWFVTKIVWLTILVAVPVLAWMGLFLILWPQAMKQAHSEQPLTDESEA; this comes from the coding sequence ATGGACAATTCCTACAACCCATGGAACTACAAACCTTGGTGGTGTCAGCCCTGGTCCATTTTGGTAACGGGAATCACTCTAATTGCAGGGACCTGGTTCGTGACCAAAATAGTTTGGCTGACGATACTCGTCGCTGTACCCGTCTTGGCATGGATGGGGCTATTTTTGATACTTTGGCCTCAGGCGATGAAACAAGCCCATTCTGAGCAGCCTTTGACCGATGAATCAGAAGCATGA